A genomic region of Acidobacteriota bacterium contains the following coding sequences:
- a CDS encoding glycoside hydrolase family 3 C-terminal domain-containing protein, whose protein sequence is MMKFLFSFAFVFALVLTQITPAIGQNCPSPAGPWPQKKSIAFAEKLVKKMTVEEKVGQLVHVGINARFANQESPFFKDLQRQVVENKIGGIIFFGAPIYETTILGNRMQQNAKTPLLLSLDAETGIGMRFEDATNFPWAMAVAATGEPDFARRMGVITGREAKAIGIRHVYAPVLDVNNNAANPVINVRSYGEDPAEVAKYAVPFSQGIQSQCVIATAKHFPGHGDTNIDSHRGLPIIDHSRESLEKTELFPFRKAIEGGVGSIMIAHIALPQIDGELIKPLREYRGGDAEAGAEIVKEQATIPATLSAKVQTEMLRKDMGFKGLIVSDAMSMSGLTLYFDQEEAGVRAFLAGTDILEKPTDADIMIRGLLNAVNGGRVPMERLDESVKRQIAWKHELGLFKEKLTPIDQIDRLVSPKDSTVLSDEIATKAITLVRNDASGLPLNSNQKIAVLGISNGFEGPGMLNSFGGALRAGGLRFNTSYLQENSTAEQAANARRITTEAETVVVALYGRVRSGARSSVGIPENGAIVIRELIASGKNVIAVSFGNPYILSGFPELKTYVVAYGDMPSLQRAAARSLLGTQDVTGRLPISLPGLYPRGTGIQLMKK, encoded by the coding sequence ATGATGAAGTTTCTTTTTAGTTTTGCATTTGTTTTCGCATTGGTACTCACTCAGATTACGCCGGCGATCGGACAGAATTGTCCATCGCCGGCAGGGCCGTGGCCGCAGAAAAAGTCGATCGCCTTTGCCGAGAAGCTGGTCAAGAAGATGACCGTCGAAGAAAAGGTCGGCCAATTGGTCCACGTCGGCATAAACGCGAGATTCGCGAATCAGGAAAGCCCATTCTTTAAAGACCTGCAGCGTCAGGTCGTCGAGAACAAGATCGGCGGGATCATCTTTTTTGGTGCTCCGATCTATGAAACGACCATCCTCGGCAATCGAATGCAGCAGAATGCAAAAACGCCATTGCTGCTCTCGCTGGATGCCGAGACAGGAATCGGAATGCGGTTCGAGGACGCGACAAATTTCCCATGGGCGATGGCCGTGGCCGCCACCGGCGAGCCGGATTTCGCTCGCCGAATGGGCGTAATAACTGGCCGCGAGGCAAAGGCGATCGGCATTCGCCATGTATACGCTCCGGTCCTAGATGTCAATAATAACGCCGCAAATCCAGTGATCAACGTTCGCAGCTACGGCGAAGACCCCGCGGAGGTCGCTAAATATGCCGTTCCGTTTTCCCAAGGCATTCAGAGCCAGTGCGTCATCGCGACCGCAAAACATTTCCCGGGCCACGGCGACACCAATATTGATTCACACCGCGGCCTGCCGATCATCGACCATTCCCGCGAAAGCCTCGAGAAGACCGAGCTTTTCCCTTTTAGAAAGGCCATCGAGGGCGGTGTCGGCTCGATAATGATCGCTCACATCGCTCTTCCCCAGATCGACGGCGAATTGATCAAACCGCTTCGCGAATATCGCGGCGGTGATGCCGAGGCAGGGGCCGAGATCGTCAAAGAGCAAGCGACGATACCGGCAACGTTGTCGGCAAAAGTGCAGACCGAAATGCTACGAAAAGACATGGGCTTCAAAGGACTGATCGTCTCCGACGCGATGAGCATGAGCGGCCTGACTCTCTATTTCGATCAGGAAGAAGCCGGCGTCCGGGCGTTTCTCGCAGGCACCGACATACTCGAAAAGCCAACTGATGCAGACATCATGATCCGCGGCTTGCTCAACGCCGTAAATGGCGGACGCGTGCCGATGGAACGACTCGACGAATCAGTAAAACGCCAGATCGCCTGGAAGCACGAACTCGGCCTGTTCAAAGAAAAGCTCACGCCGATCGACCAGATCGACCGCCTGGTTTCACCGAAAGATTCGACCGTTCTGTCCGACGAGATCGCGACGAAAGCGATCACGCTGGTCCGCAATGACGCCTCCGGCCTGCCGCTGAATTCGAATCAAAAGATCGCGGTTCTCGGCATCTCGAACGGATTCGAAGGGCCGGGAATGCTGAATAGCTTCGGCGGCGCACTGCGTGCCGGCGGGCTTCGATTCAACACTTCATATTTGCAGGAGAATTCTACCGCCGAGCAAGCGGCAAATGCCAGACGCATCACGACCGAAGCTGAAACTGTCGTCGTCGCCCTTTACGGTCGGGTTCGTTCGGGAGCCAGAAGCAGCGTCGGCATTCCGGAGAATGGAGCGATCGTGATCAGAGAATTGATCGCTTCCGGCAAAAATGTGATCGCTGTCAGCTTTGGCAACCCTTATATTTTAAGCGGATTCCCCGAATTGAAGACCTACGTTGTCGCCTACGGTGATATGCCGAGCCTGCAAAGGGCCGCTGCCCGTTCGCTGCTCGGCACGCAGGATGTCACCGGCCGCTTGCCGATCTCGCTGCCTGGTTTGTATCCGCGTGGCACTGGAATTCAGTTGATGAAGAAGTAA
- a CDS encoding HAD family phosphatase: MIKAILMDFNGVIIDDEPVQMRAYQEVLKGHDIDLTDADYYASLGMDDRTFVAAAFERAGKKADSAKFEDIVAAKSAMWKEMVSAEMPLFEGIENFVEKMAQEFDLGIVSMAARHEIDHVLDSTGLRKHFATIVSAEDVANCKPDPECFRIGFRELDAVRTAAGHLPMVHADCLVIEDSPPGVAAARNADLLALGVSNTVSAAELRAAGAAAVAKDLRDWMPESIRRVFV; encoded by the coding sequence ATGATCAAAGCAATATTGATGGATTTTAACGGCGTTATTATTGATGACGAACCCGTCCAAATGCGGGCTTATCAGGAAGTGCTGAAAGGACACGACATCGATCTGACCGACGCTGATTATTACGCTTCGCTCGGAATGGATGACCGGACTTTCGTCGCGGCGGCCTTTGAACGGGCCGGCAAAAAGGCCGATTCGGCAAAGTTCGAGGATATCGTTGCGGCCAAGTCGGCGATGTGGAAAGAAATGGTCTCGGCAGAGATGCCGTTGTTCGAGGGAATTGAGAATTTTGTTGAGAAGATGGCCCAAGAGTTTGATCTGGGTATTGTCAGCATGGCCGCTCGTCATGAGATCGATCATGTGCTCGATTCGACCGGGCTCAGAAAGCATTTTGCAACGATCGTGAGTGCCGAGGATGTAGCCAATTGTAAGCCCGATCCTGAGTGTTTTCGCATCGGATTTCGCGAGCTTGACGCTGTTCGCACGGCTGCAGGGCATCTGCCGATGGTCCATGCGGATTGCCTCGTGATCGAAGATTCACCTCCCGGAGTAGCGGCCGCTCGGAATGCTGATCTGCTGGCTCTCGGTGTTTCGAATACGGTCTCGGCCGCCGAACTCCGAGCTGCCGGTGCGGCCGCGGTTGCGAAAGACCTTCGGGACTGGATGCCGGAATCGATCCGGCGAGTATTTGTTTAG
- a CDS encoding redoxin domain-containing protein — protein sequence MAETICDEYSTNEGPAVGMCAPDFSLLSEDDRTWRLSDHDGKVRVLLFYPQNETLVCTRQLCSVRDNWKDYLETKAEIVGVSPSTSEENLEFSQRRQLPIPLLADPGRVITSFYGRHWLFPIQLTRAIVVIDAGGKIRSRRVMLRAFRPSDADIITSIYEARGDVLQAKYQTLTSRFRRLKSN from the coding sequence ATGGCTGAGACAATTTGCGACGAATATTCAACGAACGAAGGTCCGGCGGTGGGAATGTGCGCTCCGGACTTTTCGCTTTTGTCTGAGGACGACCGGACGTGGCGGCTCTCCGATCACGACGGCAAGGTTCGGGTCTTGTTGTTCTATCCGCAGAATGAAACGCTGGTTTGCACCAGGCAGCTTTGTTCTGTCCGCGACAATTGGAAGGACTATCTGGAGACCAAGGCCGAGATCGTCGGAGTATCGCCGTCAACATCGGAGGAGAACCTGGAATTTTCTCAGCGTCGGCAATTGCCGATACCATTGTTGGCGGATCCCGGGCGAGTGATCACCTCGTTTTACGGCAGGCATTGGTTGTTTCCAATACAGCTTACACGAGCGATCGTCGTCATTGACGCAGGCGGCAAGATCCGCAGCCGACGCGTCATGCTAAGAGCATTTCGCCCAAGCGACGCCGATATCATTACATCGATCTACGAGGCCCGGGGCGACGTGCTTCAAGCCAAATACCAGACACTTACCTCGCGATTCCGCCGTCTCAAATCGAACTAG
- a CDS encoding diaminopimelate decarboxylase yields MTLPWEIENFIDVRDGQLHIDGVSAADLAREHGTPLFVFSEARIRHNIARLQKAQGVIGCPLKVCYAAKAMSTMAILRTIKDAGCDIEVNSGGELWKALKAGFTGDQIIFNGTSKEVWEIENAINVDIYAIQVDSLYELTLIEETAKRLNKKANVSLRLVPEIETDTHSGLQTALLTSKFGMMPDEAFAAFRDYKDSPHLAMNGIHLHVGSQNPEPSVYTAAFAALFDGVARILIETGVRLKHINIGGGFPVNYLGDATQAAEMPTSVVEMLAADFEPAEALSTAWNNAAIGREELLKDLTILVEPGRSIIADTAICLTTVRNHKTRPVATSSPPYEGGVAAASADGVVLSSHQPTTDHWLLTDAGFNILLSMETYKWYYHLISATRSTQPHSTPYKLAGPLCDGGDVYFDIEGQYRLPDHRMLPESVQPGEVLALLNCGAYSLAQASQYNCRFLPAVVLVREDGVAELIRKRDEFADLINNDNW; encoded by the coding sequence ATGACTCTGCCCTGGGAGATAGAAAATTTTATCGACGTTCGCGATGGGCAATTACACATCGACGGTGTCTCCGCAGCCGATCTCGCACGCGAACACGGCACGCCGCTTTTCGTTTTCAGTGAAGCTCGAATCAGACACAACATCGCCCGACTGCAAAAAGCCCAAGGCGTCATCGGCTGTCCGCTCAAGGTCTGCTACGCAGCGAAAGCGATGTCTACAATGGCGATATTACGAACAATAAAAGACGCCGGCTGCGACATCGAGGTCAATTCCGGCGGCGAACTGTGGAAAGCTCTCAAGGCAGGATTTACGGGCGATCAGATCATCTTCAACGGCACCAGCAAAGAAGTTTGGGAGATCGAAAATGCAATAAATGTAGACATTTACGCGATCCAAGTCGATTCGCTCTACGAACTCACGCTGATAGAAGAAACCGCGAAACGACTAAACAAAAAAGCTAACGTCAGCCTCCGCCTCGTCCCCGAGATCGAGACCGACACACATTCCGGCCTCCAAACCGCTTTGCTCACCTCAAAATTCGGCATGATGCCCGACGAAGCATTCGCTGCGTTTCGCGATTACAAAGACTCGCCGCACCTCGCGATGAACGGCATCCATCTGCACGTCGGGTCGCAAAACCCCGAACCTAGCGTCTATACCGCAGCGTTTGCGGCTCTGTTTGATGGTGTTGCAAGAATTCTCATCGAAACCGGTGTCAGGCTAAAACATATAAATATCGGTGGCGGCTTTCCGGTAAATTATCTCGGCGATGCCACGCAAGCCGCTGAGATGCCGACGAGCGTTGTCGAAATGCTCGCCGCCGATTTTGAACCGGCCGAAGCCCTTAGCACCGCCTGGAACAACGCCGCAATTGGGCGCGAGGAATTGCTCAAGGACCTGACAATTCTCGTCGAACCAGGCCGCAGCATCATCGCCGACACCGCGATCTGCCTGACAACCGTAAGAAACCATAAAACCCGTCCGGTCGCGACAAGTTCCCCTCCTTACGAAGGAGGGGTGGCCGCCGCTTCGGCGGACGGGGTGGTTCTCTCTTCGCACCAACCGACAACCGACCACTGGTTATTAACCGACGCCGGCTTCAACATCCTGCTCTCAATGGAAACCTACAAATGGTACTACCATCTGATATCCGCGACGCGTTCAACCCAACCTCACTCCACGCCCTACAAACTGGCAGGCCCACTCTGCGACGGCGGTGACGTCTATTTTGATATCGAAGGCCAATACCGCCTCCCCGATCATCGAATGCTCCCCGAAAGCGTCCAGCCAGGCGAAGTACTTGCATTGCTCAATTGCGGAGCCTATTCGCTCGCCCAAGCGTCGCAATACAACTGCCGATTTCTGCCTGCTGTGGTTTTGGTTAGAGAAGATGGGGTCGCGGAACTGATTCGAAAACGCGATGAGTTTGCGGACCTGATAAACAATGATAATTGGTAA
- a CDS encoding FAD-binding oxidoreductase, which yields MQIKTQPEDIQDYLTDASNMVGGHAEKLFLPETLGELSQILREANEGKTPVTISGARTGTVGGAIPFGGVVVSLEKLNRIVSIDKEAKTAVVEPGVILGDLQKAVDAEGLFYPPDPTEWSCQIGGTVATNASGARSFKYGATREFVRRLTMVLADGDVAEIRRGETLADENGSITIKTTSGRSFTTKPLTYERPDVRKNVSGYFNEQPLDAIDLFIGSEGTLGVIAEIELSLVAKPEGFFSGIVFFGDESELLKFVDEAKSTSFEFRSANARTTPSVPIKASGLPPLLRKEGSFADASLIEYFDENALRFISEKFPDLPADAVGAIFFEQETTAENEDALLEQWNELLEKHRADLERSWFTTNEQDREKMRDFRHALPVSVNERVVKNKQRKVGTDMAVPDANFASFLRYYKETLNASALEYVIFGHIGDCHLHANMLPKDADEAEKARNIYGRCVAQAIMLGGTVSAEHGIGKLKRKYLAAMMGERYLNEMAELKAVFDPNYILGRGNMFDESYLNL from the coding sequence ATGCAGATTAAGACCCAACCTGAGGATATTCAAGATTATCTGACCGACGCCAGCAATATGGTTGGTGGTCACGCGGAGAAGCTGTTTTTGCCGGAGACTCTGGGCGAGCTGTCGCAGATACTTCGTGAGGCGAACGAGGGCAAGACGCCGGTTACGATCTCGGGAGCGAGGACAGGGACGGTTGGCGGGGCGATACCGTTTGGTGGTGTTGTGGTGTCGCTGGAGAAGTTGAATCGGATTGTTTCGATCGATAAAGAGGCGAAAACGGCGGTTGTCGAGCCGGGCGTGATACTTGGCGATCTGCAAAAGGCTGTGGATGCCGAGGGACTGTTCTATCCGCCCGATCCGACCGAATGGTCTTGTCAGATCGGCGGGACGGTGGCTACGAACGCTTCGGGTGCGAGGAGTTTTAAATACGGAGCGACGCGTGAATTTGTTCGGCGGCTTACGATGGTGCTCGCGGACGGTGACGTTGCTGAAATTCGTCGCGGCGAAACGTTAGCTGACGAGAATGGCTCAATCACTATTAAGACTACGAGCGGCCGCTCGTTCACAACCAAGCCTTTGACGTACGAACGCCCCGATGTGCGTAAGAATGTGAGCGGCTATTTTAATGAGCAGCCGCTCGATGCGATCGATCTGTTCATTGGCAGCGAAGGGACGCTTGGCGTGATCGCCGAGATCGAGCTTTCGCTGGTCGCGAAGCCGGAAGGTTTTTTTAGCGGGATCGTGTTTTTTGGTGATGAGAGCGAATTGTTGAAGTTTGTGGATGAGGCGAAATCAACTTCGTTTGAATTTAGATCAGCGAACGCGAGAACCACCCCGTCAGTTCCGATCAAAGCATCGGGACTGCCACCCCTCCTTCGTAAGGAGGGGAGCTTTGCGGATGCCTCGCTAATCGAGTATTTTGACGAGAATGCGTTGAGGTTTATCTCAGAGAAGTTTCCTGACCTGCCCGCGGATGCGGTCGGAGCAATATTTTTTGAGCAGGAAACAACCGCGGAAAACGAAGACGCTTTGCTTGAGCAATGGAATGAACTGCTTGAGAAACATCGTGCTGATCTCGAGCGTTCGTGGTTTACGACAAATGAGCAGGACCGCGAGAAGATGCGAGATTTCAGGCATGCTTTGCCGGTTTCGGTGAACGAGCGTGTGGTCAAAAACAAGCAGCGAAAGGTCGGGACGGACATGGCCGTACCGGACGCGAATTTTGCATCGTTTCTGCGATACTACAAGGAGACTCTCAACGCCAGCGCACTCGAATATGTGATATTTGGACATATCGGCGACTGTCATTTGCACGCCAATATGCTGCCGAAGGACGCTGATGAGGCTGAAAAGGCTCGGAATATCTACGGACGGTGCGTTGCACAGGCAATAATGCTCGGCGGGACGGTTTCGGCCGAACACGGCATTGGTAAGCTCAAGCGAAAATACCTCGCCGCGATGATGGGCGAACGTTATCTGAACGAAATGGCGGAACTAAAAGCGGTATTCGATCCAAACTATATTTTGGGTCGCGGGAATATGTTTGACGAGAGTTATCTAAATTTATGA
- a CDS encoding sodium/solute symporter (Members of the Solute:Sodium Symporter (SSS), TC 2.A.21 as described in tcdb.org, catalyze solute:Na+ symport. Known solutes for members of the family include sugars, amino acids, nucleosides, inositols, vitamins, urea or anions, depending on the system.) yields the protein MQTLDLIIIIGYLIGITAFGILFSGKQETTEDYFVGDRSVPWWAIAMSIVATETSTITFVSVPGIAFAKGGNFQFLQLVFGYMLGRIVISLIFIPMYFKGDLQTVYQLLGDRFGNRVKMLASALFVVMRNIADGVRLLLTAIVLAAVYTSFYPGSDASTIIIASIVLLGIVMIVFTFYGGMEAVIWVEVVQLVIYIGGAIAAAVVLIQNIDGGMSTAMTLGEQFNKFSVFDFGWDMAKTYTFWAGLFGGCFLTMSTHGTDQYLVQRYLCTKKPSSAATALLSSGAVVLGQFIGFLFIGVLLFAFYAPFNSADYANAGVTGSGISANFPFLKGDQVFPNFITEHMPPGLSGLVVAAIFAAALSSSLNSIAATAINDLYKPFAKNISDSHLVKLAGILTVIIGIVQILVAIAFMNSGESALGLALAVASLINGPVLGVFLVGSFMKHASEIHALIGMIVSILVMTYIMLAANKVIDGPVIAWTWYALIGSLITFSVAFIASQFIPTKS from the coding sequence ATGCAAACACTCGACCTAATCATCATCATCGGCTATCTGATCGGTATCACGGCGTTCGGGATCTTGTTTTCGGGCAAGCAGGAAACTACCGAGGACTATTTCGTCGGTGACCGCAGTGTGCCCTGGTGGGCGATCGCGATGTCGATCGTTGCGACCGAGACCAGTACGATCACTTTTGTTTCGGTTCCGGGCATCGCGTTTGCAAAGGGCGGTAATTTTCAGTTTTTACAGCTCGTGTTCGGTTATATGCTCGGCCGCATTGTGATATCGCTGATCTTTATCCCGATGTATTTCAAGGGCGATCTGCAGACGGTATATCAGCTTTTGGGTGACCGTTTCGGCAATCGCGTCAAGATGCTTGCGTCCGCGTTGTTCGTCGTCATGCGCAATATCGCCGACGGCGTTCGCCTATTGCTGACGGCGATCGTGCTTGCAGCGGTTTACACGTCGTTCTATCCGGGCAGTGACGCATCGACAATAATCATCGCCTCGATCGTCCTTCTCGGGATCGTAATGATCGTCTTTACCTTCTACGGCGGCATGGAAGCTGTCATTTGGGTCGAGGTCGTCCAGCTTGTCATCTACATCGGCGGAGCGATCGCGGCGGCGGTCGTTCTGATCCAAAATATCGATGGCGGCATGTCAACGGCGATGACGTTGGGCGAGCAATTCAACAAATTCAGCGTCTTCGATTTCGGCTGGGACATGGCCAAAACTTACACATTTTGGGCCGGCTTATTTGGCGGCTGTTTTCTGACGATGTCCACCCACGGCACCGACCAGTATCTCGTTCAGCGATATCTATGTACGAAAAAGCCTTCGTCGGCGGCGACCGCGTTGCTTTCGTCGGGTGCCGTCGTGCTTGGTCAGTTCATCGGATTTTTGTTCATCGGTGTTTTGTTGTTCGCTTTCTACGCACCGTTCAATTCGGCTGATTACGCCAACGCCGGCGTCACGGGCTCGGGAATATCGGCAAACTTCCCGTTCCTCAAAGGTGATCAGGTTTTCCCCAATTTCATCACCGAACATATGCCGCCCGGACTTTCGGGGCTGGTCGTTGCCGCAATTTTTGCGGCGGCTCTTTCGTCGTCGCTCAATTCAATCGCCGCGACAGCGATCAACGATCTATATAAACCGTTCGCAAAGAACATTTCAGACAGCCACCTTGTTAAACTGGCAGGGATACTGACCGTCATCATCGGTATCGTGCAGATACTCGTGGCGATCGCCTTCATGAATTCGGGCGAATCGGCTCTCGGCTTGGCACTTGCGGTCGCATCCTTGATAAACGGTCCGGTTCTTGGTGTATTTCTGGTCGGTTCGTTCATGAAGCATGCAAGCGAGATCCATGCTCTCATCGGCATGATCGTCAGCATTCTGGTGATGACATACATTATGCTCGCAGCAAATAAGGTCATCGACGGCCCCGTCATAGCGTGGACGTGGTATGCCCTGATCGGCAGTCTAATTACATTTTCAGTCGCATTCATCGCGAGCCAGTTTATTCCGACAAAATCATGA
- the uvrB gene encoding excinuclease ABC subunit UvrB, producing the protein MQFRLISENTPKGDQPEAIRQLVENLNEGVKDQVLLGITGSGKTFTIAQVINETQRPTLVLAHNKTLAAQLYQEFKSFFPENSVEYFVSYYDYYQPEAYVPAADLYIEKEATVNEEIDRLRLSATRALFERSDVIVVASVSCIYGLGDPDAYFGMLIFIEPGMKIKREEFLQKLVELQYERVNIDFERGSFRVRGDVVELYPSYQDQAYRIEFWGDEIDSIYTIDPLLGEVLAKHTTRIPIYPKTHYVMSKPVIKRAVQTIKEELAVHEEFLVKEGKIVEAQRLHQRTMYDLEMIKEMGFCRGIENYSRHLTGKAPGEPPPTLLDYLPKDALMVIDESHQTVPQLGAMFKGDQSRKGTLVEYGFRLPSAKDNRPLNFQEFEERIGQTIYVSATPGPYELNKVQGEVIEQIIRPTGLLDPIVEVRPVKGQIDDLLEECRLRAERNERVLVTTLTKRMSENLSEYFAEVGVKVRYLHSDIHTLERIKILRDLRRGEYDVLVGINLLREGLDLPEVSLVAILDADKEGFLRSQSSLIQTMGRAARNSDGKAILYADKITKSMAYAISETERRRKIQEEYNTEHGITPTTIIKSIDATLVTAYEADYFKIPLDLDSFEEYSPKQLKETIQQMEADMRNAAKEMKFEQAAEIRDRLKYLRERELVVR; encoded by the coding sequence ATGCAATTCCGTCTCATAAGTGAAAACACCCCGAAAGGCGATCAGCCCGAGGCTATAAGGCAGTTGGTCGAAAACCTTAACGAAGGTGTGAAAGATCAAGTGCTGTTGGGAATTACGGGCAGCGGCAAGACGTTCACGATCGCGCAGGTGATCAATGAGACTCAGCGGCCGACGCTAGTGCTGGCGCATAATAAGACGCTGGCGGCGCAGCTTTATCAGGAGTTTAAGTCGTTTTTTCCGGAGAACTCGGTCGAGTATTTTGTCTCTTATTACGATTATTACCAGCCTGAGGCCTACGTTCCTGCGGCCGACCTCTACATAGAAAAAGAAGCGACGGTGAACGAGGAGATCGATCGTCTGCGTTTGTCGGCGACACGTGCTTTGTTTGAGCGGTCGGACGTGATCGTGGTGGCTTCGGTTTCGTGTATTTACGGTTTGGGCGATCCGGACGCGTATTTTGGGATGTTGATCTTTATCGAGCCGGGGATGAAGATCAAGCGTGAGGAGTTTTTGCAAAAGCTTGTCGAGCTACAGTACGAGCGCGTCAATATCGATTTTGAACGCGGCTCGTTTCGGGTGCGCGGCGATGTCGTGGAGCTGTATCCAAGCTATCAGGATCAGGCGTATCGCATCGAGTTTTGGGGCGACGAGATCGATTCGATCTACACGATCGATCCGCTGCTCGGCGAGGTGCTGGCCAAACACACAACACGGATCCCGATCTATCCAAAGACGCACTATGTGATGTCAAAGCCGGTGATCAAACGCGCGGTGCAGACGATCAAAGAAGAACTGGCGGTACACGAAGAATTTCTCGTCAAAGAAGGCAAGATCGTTGAGGCACAAAGGCTGCATCAGCGGACGATGTACGATCTTGAGATGATAAAGGAGATGGGATTTTGCCGCGGGATCGAGAATTATTCGCGGCATCTGACCGGCAAAGCTCCGGGCGAACCGCCGCCGACGCTGCTTGATTATCTGCCGAAAGACGCCCTGATGGTGATCGACGAATCGCACCAGACCGTGCCGCAATTGGGAGCGATGTTCAAGGGCGATCAAAGTCGAAAGGGAACTTTGGTGGAGTATGGTTTTCGCCTTCCGAGCGCGAAGGACAACAGGCCGCTTAATTTTCAGGAGTTTGAGGAACGTATCGGGCAAACCATATATGTTTCCGCAACGCCCGGGCCGTATGAGCTGAACAAGGTACAGGGCGAGGTGATCGAACAGATCATTCGTCCCACAGGTTTGCTCGATCCGATCGTCGAAGTCCGGCCCGTAAAGGGCCAGATCGACGATCTGCTCGAAGAATGCCGTTTGCGAGCCGAGCGGAACGAACGTGTGCTGGTGACGACACTGACCAAGCGGATGTCTGAAAACCTGAGCGAGTATTTCGCCGAGGTCGGCGTTAAGGTCAGGTATCTGCACAGCGATATACATACGCTGGAACGCATTAAGATATTGCGCGATCTAAGGCGTGGTGAGTATGACGTGCTGGTCGGCATCAACCTTCTCCGTGAAGGGCTCGATCTGCCTGAGGTGTCGCTGGTGGCGATACTGGATGCGGACAAGGAAGGCTTTTTGCGTTCGCAGAGTTCGCTGATCCAGACGATGGGCCGCGCTGCGAGAAATTCCGATGGCAAGGCGATTCTCTACGCCGACAAGATCACAAAATCGATGGCATACGCCATCTCCGAGACCGAACGCCGCCGAAAAATTCAAGAGGAATACAACACCGAACACGGCATCACGCCGACTACCATTATCAAGTCGATCGACGCGACTTTGGTCACGGCATACGAGGCAGATTACTTTAAGATCCCGCTCGATCTCGATTCATTCGAGGAATACTCGCCAAAGCAGTTAAAAGAAACCATTCAGCAAATGGAAGCCGACATGCGAAACGCCGCCAAAGAGATGAAATTCGAACAGGCAGCCGAGATCCGCGACAGGTTGAAGTATTTGCGGGAGAGGGAATTGGTCGTTCGGTGA